From a region of the Chrysemys picta bellii isolate R12L10 chromosome 7, ASM1138683v2, whole genome shotgun sequence genome:
- the PDE6C gene encoding cone cGMP-specific 3',5'-cyclic phosphodiesterase subunit alpha' isoform X2, with translation MLATPIMQGKEVLAVVMALNKINAPEFSKEDEEVFKKYLNFVSVAIKQYHITYLYNIETRRSQMLLWSANKVFEELTDIERQFHKALYTIRIYLNCERYSVGLLDMTKEKEFYDEWPIKLGEAEPYKGPKTPDGREVIFYKIIDYILHGKEEIKVIPSPPADHWCLVSGLPTYVAENGFICNMMNAPADEYFSFQKGPVDETGWVIKNVLSLPIVNKKEEIVGVATFYNRKDGKPFDEFDEQITESLTQFLGWSVLNTDTYDKMNKLENRKDLAQEMLMYQTKATPEEIQSILKYKEKLNVTSTEDCDEKALLKILREELPDPKEVELYEFRFSDFPVTEHGLIKCGIRLFFEINVVEKFKVPAEVLTRWMYTVRKGYRDITYHNWRHGFNVGQTMFTLLMTGRLKKYYTDLEAFAMVAAAFCHDIDHRGTNNLYQMKSASPLAKLHGSSILERHHLEYSKTLLQDESLNIFQNLNKRQFETVLHLFEVAIIATDLALYFKKRTMFQKIVDAVEKMQTEEEAIKYISIDPTKKEVIMAMMMTGCDLSAITKPWEVQSQVALMVANEFWEQGDLERTVLEQQPIPMMDRNKADELPKLQVGFIDFVCTFVYKEFSRFHKEITPMLDGLQNNRVEWKTRADEYEEKMKIIEEEKKKLEEAAAKKGGKGRK, from the exons ATGCTGGCAACCCCTATTATGCAGGGCAAGGAGGTGCTTGCTGTTGTGATGGCACTTAATAAAATAAATGCCCCCGAATTCTCTAAAGAGGATGAAGAG GTCTTTAAGAAATACCTCAATTTTGTTTCTGTTGCCATAAAACAATACCATATCACATATCTCTACAATATTGAAACCCGAAGAAGTCAG ATGCTTTTATGGTCTGCCAACAAAGTATTTGAAGAACTGACAGATATTGAGCGACAGTTTCACAAAGCACTGTACACTATTCGAATTTATTTGAACTGTGAAAGATACTCTGTTGGTCTGCTGGATATGACCAAAGAGAAG GAGTTCTATGATGAATGGCCAATcaagctgggagaagcagagcctTATAAAGGACCAAAAACACCCGATGGCAGA GAAGTCATCTTTTATAAGATTATTGATTATATTTTACATGGAAAAGAAGAAATCAAAGTCATTCC GTCACCTCCTGCAGATCACTGGTGTCTTGTAAGCGGGTTGCCAACATATGTTGCTGAAAATGGATTT ATTTGTAACATGATGAATGCACCAGCAGatgaatatttttcatttcag AAAGGGCCTGTGGATGAGACAGGCTGGGTTATCAAAAATGTCCTGTCTTTGCCTATTGTCAACAAAAAAGAAGAAATTGTAGGAGTAGCtacattttacaacagaaaagatGGAAAACCCTTTGATGAATTTGATGAACAGATCACTGAA AGTCTTACACAATTCCTTGGATGGTCTGTTTTAAATACTGACACCTATGACAAAATGAATAAGCTTGAAAACAGGAAAGACCTTGCTCAGGAAATGCTCATGTACCAGACAAAGGCCACCCCTGAAGAAATTCAGTCCATATTG AAATACAAAGAGAAATTGAATGTAACCAGTACTGAAGACTGTGATGAGAAAGCCCTCCTCAAGATTTTG AGAGAGGAATTACCTGATCCAAAGGAAGTGGAACTTTATGAATTCCGCTTCAGTGACTTTCCCGTTACAGAGCATGGCTTGATTAAGTGCGGAATACGATTATTCTTTGAGATAAATGTGGTTGAAAAGTTCAAAGTCCCCGCAGAG GTACTTACAAGATGGATGTACACAGTCAGAAAGGGTTATCGGGATATAACTTACCATAACTGGCGGCATGGATTCAACGTGGGACAGACAATGTTCACCTTACTAATG ACAGGTAGACTAAAGAAATACTATACCGATCTAGAAGCCTTCGCCATGGTTGCAGCTGCTTTCTGCCATGACATTGATCACAGAGGGACCAATAATTTGTATCAAATGAA ATCAGCTTCTCCATTAGCAAAACTTCATGGATCTTCCATTTTAGAAAGACATCATCTAGAGTACAGTAAAACTCTGCTACAAGACGAG AGTTTAAACATCTTCCAGAACCTAAATAAGCGCCAGTTTGAAACCGTTTTACATTTATTTGAAGTTGCAATAATAGCAACTGACTTGGCTTTGTATTTCAA GAAAAGGACTATGTTTCAAAAGATTGTGGATGCAGTTGAAAAAATGCAAACAGAAGAGGAGGCAATTAAATATATATCTATCGACCCAACCAAAAAAGAAGTTATCAT GGCTATGATGATGACTGGTTGTGACTTGTCAGCTATAACCAAGCCGTGGGAGGTGCAAAGTCAG GTTGCCCTTATGGTTGCAAATGAATTTTGGGAACAAGGTGATCTGGAGCGAACTGTGTTGGAGCAACAGCCAATT CCTATGATGGACAGAAACAAAGCAGATGAATTGCCTAAGCTTCAAGTTGGTTTCATTGATTTTGTGTGTACATTTGTATACAAG GAATTCTCAAGGTTTCACAAGGAAATTACACCAATGTTGGACGGTCTTCAAAACAACAGGGTGGAATGGAAAACACGGGCTGATGAATATGAAGAAAAGATGAAAATTattgaggaagaaaagaaaaagttggAAGAAGCAGCAGCCAAAAAAG GTGGAAAGGGTCGAAAATAA
- the PDE6C gene encoding cone cGMP-specific 3',5'-cyclic phosphodiesterase subunit alpha' isoform X1: protein MLATPIMQGKEVLAVVMALNKINAPEFSKEDEEVFKKYLNFVSVAIKQYHITYLYNIETRRSQMLLWSANKVFEELTDIERQFHKALYTIRIYLNCERYSVGLLDMTKEKEFYDEWPIKLGEAEPYKGPKTPDGREVIFYKIIDYILHGKEEIKVIPSPPADHWCLVSGLPTYVAENGFICNMMNAPADEYFSFQKGPVDETGWVIKNVLSLPIVNKKEEIVGVATFYNRKDGKPFDEFDEQITESLTQFLGWSVLNTDTYDKMNKLENRKDLAQEMLMYQTKATPEEIQSILKYKEKLNVTSTEDCDEKALLKILREELPDPKEVELYEFRFSDFPVTEHGLIKCGIRLFFEINVVEKFKVPAEVLTRWMYTVRKGYRDITYHNWRHGFNVGQTMFTLLMTGRLKKYYTDLEAFAMVAAAFCHDIDHRGTNNLYQMKSASPLAKLHGSSILERHHLEYSKTLLQDESLNIFQNLNKRQFETVLHLFEVAIIATDLALYFKKRTMFQKIVDAVEKMQTEEEAIKYISIDPTKKEVIMAMMMTGCDLSAITKPWEVQSQVALMVANEFWEQGDLERTVLEQQPIPMMDRNKADELPKLQVGFIDFVCTFVYKEFSRFHKEITPMLDGLQNNRVEWKTRADEYEEKMKIIEEEKKKLEEAAAKKAEQDAAKGGGGGGDDDGKSKTCIIL from the exons ATGCTGGCAACCCCTATTATGCAGGGCAAGGAGGTGCTTGCTGTTGTGATGGCACTTAATAAAATAAATGCCCCCGAATTCTCTAAAGAGGATGAAGAG GTCTTTAAGAAATACCTCAATTTTGTTTCTGTTGCCATAAAACAATACCATATCACATATCTCTACAATATTGAAACCCGAAGAAGTCAG ATGCTTTTATGGTCTGCCAACAAAGTATTTGAAGAACTGACAGATATTGAGCGACAGTTTCACAAAGCACTGTACACTATTCGAATTTATTTGAACTGTGAAAGATACTCTGTTGGTCTGCTGGATATGACCAAAGAGAAG GAGTTCTATGATGAATGGCCAATcaagctgggagaagcagagcctTATAAAGGACCAAAAACACCCGATGGCAGA GAAGTCATCTTTTATAAGATTATTGATTATATTTTACATGGAAAAGAAGAAATCAAAGTCATTCC GTCACCTCCTGCAGATCACTGGTGTCTTGTAAGCGGGTTGCCAACATATGTTGCTGAAAATGGATTT ATTTGTAACATGATGAATGCACCAGCAGatgaatatttttcatttcag AAAGGGCCTGTGGATGAGACAGGCTGGGTTATCAAAAATGTCCTGTCTTTGCCTATTGTCAACAAAAAAGAAGAAATTGTAGGAGTAGCtacattttacaacagaaaagatGGAAAACCCTTTGATGAATTTGATGAACAGATCACTGAA AGTCTTACACAATTCCTTGGATGGTCTGTTTTAAATACTGACACCTATGACAAAATGAATAAGCTTGAAAACAGGAAAGACCTTGCTCAGGAAATGCTCATGTACCAGACAAAGGCCACCCCTGAAGAAATTCAGTCCATATTG AAATACAAAGAGAAATTGAATGTAACCAGTACTGAAGACTGTGATGAGAAAGCCCTCCTCAAGATTTTG AGAGAGGAATTACCTGATCCAAAGGAAGTGGAACTTTATGAATTCCGCTTCAGTGACTTTCCCGTTACAGAGCATGGCTTGATTAAGTGCGGAATACGATTATTCTTTGAGATAAATGTGGTTGAAAAGTTCAAAGTCCCCGCAGAG GTACTTACAAGATGGATGTACACAGTCAGAAAGGGTTATCGGGATATAACTTACCATAACTGGCGGCATGGATTCAACGTGGGACAGACAATGTTCACCTTACTAATG ACAGGTAGACTAAAGAAATACTATACCGATCTAGAAGCCTTCGCCATGGTTGCAGCTGCTTTCTGCCATGACATTGATCACAGAGGGACCAATAATTTGTATCAAATGAA ATCAGCTTCTCCATTAGCAAAACTTCATGGATCTTCCATTTTAGAAAGACATCATCTAGAGTACAGTAAAACTCTGCTACAAGACGAG AGTTTAAACATCTTCCAGAACCTAAATAAGCGCCAGTTTGAAACCGTTTTACATTTATTTGAAGTTGCAATAATAGCAACTGACTTGGCTTTGTATTTCAA GAAAAGGACTATGTTTCAAAAGATTGTGGATGCAGTTGAAAAAATGCAAACAGAAGAGGAGGCAATTAAATATATATCTATCGACCCAACCAAAAAAGAAGTTATCAT GGCTATGATGATGACTGGTTGTGACTTGTCAGCTATAACCAAGCCGTGGGAGGTGCAAAGTCAG GTTGCCCTTATGGTTGCAAATGAATTTTGGGAACAAGGTGATCTGGAGCGAACTGTGTTGGAGCAACAGCCAATT CCTATGATGGACAGAAACAAAGCAGATGAATTGCCTAAGCTTCAAGTTGGTTTCATTGATTTTGTGTGTACATTTGTATACAAG GAATTCTCAAGGTTTCACAAGGAAATTACACCAATGTTGGACGGTCTTCAAAACAACAGGGTGGAATGGAAAACACGGGCTGATGAATATGAAGAAAAGATGAAAATTattgaggaagaaaagaaaaagttggAAGAAGCAGCAGCCAAAAAAG CTGAACAAGACGCAGCGAAAGGTGGAGGAGGTGGCGGAGATGATGATGGCAAATCCAAAACATGTATAATTTTGTAA